From one Eleginops maclovinus isolate JMC-PN-2008 ecotype Puerto Natales chromosome 7, JC_Emac_rtc_rv5, whole genome shotgun sequence genomic stretch:
- the obsl1b gene encoding obscurin-like protein 1 isoform X1, translating to MDVFGGAPRFFAYPRPVVVQSGTDAVLKCQIGGDPRPAVIWERNNEKIDPQGRFRIFEDGNVYNLIISAVTIEDSGQYICKAKNSIGETYAAATLKVEGEAQELEIREENKPRFLIKPLSTRAGRGEDAVFSCKLWGNPRPDVVWEKDGRKLNEIFESTHFSVGFQDGGWFQLKIFKTRAPDGGVYTCKARNEFGEALAGAVLLVDAGPGHEEEGNRNGYTNGHWKAHQGKQRRQLPNRLKDETMSTKVKMFAVTEGKHAKFRCFVTGKPKPEIIWRKDGRLILSGRRYLLYEDREGYFTLKVLYCKQKDNGVYVCAASNTAGQTLSAVHLSVKEPPVRFKQPLIDLEVWERDLAVLECEVPEDSVSITWYLEDRRLQPGAKYGMEEWGTKRRLTIRDIDVDDDGIYLCEMPDGGRSIAEVAVKGTILRKLPRKVDVLEGENAAFCVEVEKEEMDIHWYKDAVELRETHQTILKSFGRTHILVFVNTMPQDSGLVTFLVGRSKTSSQLRVKAARHCPPSCPVSVQINTERANAALLSWVPAQDSRKNPPSGYVLDRQEVGTGSQEWLQCLTTDSATSVEILGDSVPCEADYRFRICSVNKYGKSNTVEFPRAVHLVPVARIQAPLQDALVPEGQDALFSIELSASVIGTWFLNGAQLQEEERYSMRRSRTHQSLRIRGVRDTDNGAEITFIAYSIRDSAALYIQAPLVKFSPMSEMDRNKFVEIGNPIVLYCELSDPAAPVHWYKNGVELQTIEGLHIQSEGTMRRIVIQSAEFSHSGVYCCDAIDDVIRFNVEVEAPPVRFSAVPDGERNKTIEIGYPIVLSCELSDPSAQVHWYKDGSKLHPQTGVDILTEGLARKLIIHSAEFFHSGLYCCKTKGDTISFSVDIKAPPVKFSAIPEELRMRSIEAGCPIVLQCVVSDPEAHVCWYKDEIQLISNSGVEIQTEGNTRRLIVQSAELSNSGVYRCTTKDDTMEFQVEIKAIPVTCSTIFDVERTKSLEAGKHLELECEVADSTVPVCWYKDGVKLSLQNDWDIQSKGTLRRLIIPSAEFLHSGLYSCETCDDTFHFTVDIKAPTLRLAPSPDVVETQSLEATSPTEPTRESSDTALLASWQRDKEHDSKNEPDFEMGDIKKTLVIEPTHPSNSGTYYCATADDVAQLIVNNQAPPVRITTLCEAERNKSVEVDEPIVLQCEISDPTAQVNWYKDGIKLREASGQDMLAEGSIRTLVFQSAMLSHAGIYSCTTTDDAVQFHVDVKAPLLKFSALSEGDQKKTVMTGSPIALQCELSDPTGQVSWYKDGSKLLPQNVDVQSEGNLRSLVVPSAERVHTGIYRCESKDDDIQFAVEVKALPLKFSELQEMDKSKYVQEGSPIVLSCELSHDPSAHVDWYKDGTKLLPQNNMELQSDGVKRTLLISSAEHIHCGTYECSTSDDTITFKVDVEGRSPKIMPIPLSEKYKIIKMGGQIVLQCEVSDPVAQVSWFKDEVEIFCKTGLDMKRDGSLRKLMIHSAKVSDSGLYSCSFADDVVTFQVDIEASPVRFSALPDVARNKFVEAGCPLKLQCEVSEPTAQVYWHKDGKQLPPKSDCEIQTKEKLRALVIASAAVRHSGLYSCEAADDHIEFKVDVAAVPETERSKSVEAGSPINLQCDISDPTSQTCWCEDGIKLSRKSGISIESEGNKRTLIKSATSSCSGGYSCKTDDDSDFNDFYEEGKEPPVTFADIPEEDLFKSVVEQAQLVLSCEVSRAGGVVQWYKDGAPVQPCDNITLQAEDTKRNLTIHAAQLSDTGTYTCRAGDNILMYKVNIREPPVMIIHPKEDVHLDRHVPEEIILSCELSRSNGVVSWYKDGQKLQESENIKLKIEGPYRRLKIISSGVEDSGEYVCDTADASIFFHLSITEPPVRIVSPSQSQMELCQQTSERMVLSCEISRPNAAVRWYRDGLEVEENENLILEVDGVYRRLIIPETTVQDSAEYVCDTADDSMTFFVNIAEPPVRFVRLRKMAGRVDKAVGENLVLDCEVSRSNAEVTWKKNGEEVEDSRNITILEDGVMRQLTVHSLTMEDAGQYVCDAKDDVMDFHVEVQELPVKILGKTDAKTEKQFLVSDDIILVCELSRSNASVSWYKDNQLIDDTERYCSEEQGVFRSLVVINAGLEDSGEYTCDAVDDKMVFYITVKEPQVSIIGNSGHPEHHMLVEGDDLILECEVSRPNATVQWVWNGEMLKPDTRIKIESHGVVRKLVLIGLQPSDSGEYICDAMDDKLTTIVEVQELPVKFENKESDSNITAYENESVTLCATVSREITNVRWLKDGQLLNRDNIHISSECNTYKLTINPLQLSDSGEYVCDINTDQMQFSLLVKEMKVKFTKPLENIVSLKGSILILRCEISKPKGDVQWLKDGHEISPSRRHTIRAQGRERSFTIHQLEEEDAGEYACESTDDRTSATVNVETPRVVEFIAELRNITVREGEDAVFKCVVSPEDTRLVWRLKGKQVSPNERTVISSNGLCHMLCIHNCMVSDSGRVTADAEGTVSEAELQIQEQQVLFTKKMMPVVAEEYSEATLEVEVSLDSGEVQWMRQGVLIHPGAKNTLKHKGRKHSLTIHRLAMSDRGTYSCETLHDRTQAQLTVEPRKITIKRGLTDIKTIERETASFEVELSHSNVPGTWMRNAIKLKPTNHYRMSAKGQVHSLTIYNLSVEDTGTFTFSIENLKTTARLAVKEPQVTIFKKLEDQKFPDGAVISIECELSRHNVDVKWMKNGVEVKPGKDLRIYAMGRKRFLQIMKCHVSDSGIYTCDAGEATTSCTVEVYERELLILQRLKDLDIQEDQNAVFVCEISVEDLPGEWYKNGERIQPTSTIKIRQEGTKHFLLMCNVKAEDSGEIKFVTRHIESVARLGVEELPVNIVKPLEDTTALEKTRVLLDCTVSNPRCSIRWYKGSNVILPSERFEICSEGCYRKLIMQQVALDDAGTYSVQVGEYTCSAKLTVEAQPQLLVRELQDVEVVAPGEAYFECEVSVPILKAPLWTLSGEPLLPSSTVLLEKMGTVHRLTLRHTSPSMEGEVEFTSEKAKSRAQLRVLSEP from the exons ATGGATGTATTCGGCGGTGCACCGCGTTTCTTCGCCTATCCAAGACCTGTTGTGGTCCAAAGTGGAACTGACGCAGTCCTAAAGTGTCAAATTGGTGGTGATCCAAGGCCCGCAGTCATCTGGGAGAGAAACAATGAAAAGATTGACCCACAGGGTCGATTCAGGATCTTTGAGGATGGAAATGTTTACAATCTCATAATTTCAGCTGTAACCATAGAGGATAGTGGTCAGTACATATGCAAAGCAAAGAACAGCATTGGGGAAACATATGCAGCAGCCACATTGAAGGTGGAAGGCGAAGCACAAGAGTTGGAGATCCGAGAGGAAAATAAGCCACGATTCCTCATCAAGCCTCTCTCCACTCGCGCCGGCCGTGGGGAAGACGCAGTTTTCTCTTGTAAGCTCTGGGGAAACCCACGACCCGACGTTGTCTGGGAAAAGGATGGGAGAAAACTCAATGAAATATTTGAAAGCACACATTTCAGTGTGGGCTTCCAGGATGGTGGATGGTTCCAGCTCAAGATCTTTAAGACTCGTGCTCCAGATGGTGGTGTCTATACATGCAAAGCCAGGAATGAGTTTGGGGAAGCCTTGGCAGGAGCTGTGTTGCTGGTTGATGCAGGCCCAGGTCATGAGGAAGAAGGTAATCGAAATGGCTACACAAATGGCCACTGGAAAGCCCACCAAGGAAAACAGAGGAGACAATTGCCAAACCGGCTCAAAGACGAGACAATGTCAActaaagtcaaaatgtttgcAGTGACAGAGGGGAAACATGCCAAATTTCGCTGCTTTGTGACTGGGAAACCCAAACCAGAAATCATTTGGAGGAAAGACGGCAGACTGATACTTTCCGGAAGGCGTTATTTGTTATACGAGGACAGAGAAGGATACTTCACACTTAAGGTTCTGTACTGTAAGCAGAAGGATAATGGAGTTTATGTTTGTGCTGCTTCAAATACTGCCGGGCAAACCCTCAGTGCTGTACATCTTTCTGTAAAGG AGCCGCCTGTGAGGTTCAAGCAGCCTCTCATTGATCTAGAAGTATGGGAACGAGATTTGGCTGTTCTTGAGTGTGAAGTTCCAGAGGACTCTGTTTCCATCACATGGTATCTGGAGGATAGACGACTGCAGCCAGGGGCCAAATATGGAATGGAGGAGTGGGGAACCAAACGGCGACTGACTATCCGTGACattgatgttgatgatgatgggATATACCTCTGTGAGATGCCGGATGGGGGCAGAAGCATTGCAGAGGTAGCTGTAAAAG GGACAATTTTGCGGAAGCTTCCACGAAAAGTGGATGTATTGGAAGGCGAAAATGCTGCCTTTTGTGTTGaagtggaaaaagaagaaatggacATACATTGGTACAAAGATGCCGTAGAGCTGCGTGAGACACATCAGACCATACTTAAATCCTTTGGTCGAACTCACATCCTGGTTTTTGTCAATACAATGCCCCAAGATTCTGGACTTGTGACTTTCCTTGTAGGCAGATCCAAGACATCCTCTCAGCTAAGAGTGAAAG CGGCAAGACATTGCCCTCCCAGTTGTCCAGTGAGTGTGCAGATCAACACAGAGCGTGCTAATGCAGCTCTTCTCTCGTGGGTTCCTGCTCAAGACTCACGAAAGAACCCTCCATCTGGATATGTGCTTGATCGACAGGAAGTGGGCACTGGTTCACAGGAGTGGTTACAGTGCCTGACCACTGACTCTGCAACCTCTGTGGAGATCCTTGGGGACAGCGTACCATGTGAAGCCGATTATCGATTTCGCATCTGCAGTGTGAACAAATATGGGAAGAGTAACACTGTGGAGTTCCCTAGAGCTGTTCATTTGG TTCCAGTTGCCAGAATCCAAGCTCCGTTACAGGATGCCTTGGTGCCCGAGGGACAAGATGCCCTCTTCTCTATTGAGCTCTCTGCTTCAGTAATCGGTACATGGTTCTTAAATGGTGCTCAGCTTCAGGAAGAAGAACGATATTCCATGCGTCGCTCACGAACACACCAATCTCTTCGCATTCGAGGAGTACGTGATACAGACAATGGAGCTGAGATCACATTTATTGCCTATAGCATTCGGGATTCGGCTGCATTGTACATTCAAG CTCCACTTGTCAAGTTTTCAccaatgtcagaaatggatcGAAACAAATTTGTAGAAATTGGAAACCCCATTGTGCTCTACTGTGAGCTGTCAGACCCTGCAGCTCCAGTCCACTGGTACAAGAATGGGGTGGAATTACAAACAATTGAGGGTCTGCATATCCAATCCGAGGGTACCATGAGAAGAATTGTCATCCAATCAGCAGAATTCTCACATTCGGGAGTCTATTGCTGTGATGCCATTGATGACGTCATCAGATTCAATGTGGAAGTAGAGG CCCCACCTGTGAGGTTTTCAGCAGTTCCAGATGGTGAGAGGAACAAAACCATTGAAATCGGCTACCCTATTGTTTTAAGCTGTGAGCTCTCAGATCCTTCTGCCCAGGTGCACTGGTACAAAGATGGGTCAAAGCTCCATCCTCAAACTGGAGTAGATATTCTAACTGAAGGCTTGGCAAGAAAACTGATCATCCATTCAGCAGAATTTTTCCATTCTGGATTATACTGCTGCAAGACAAAGGGTGACACCATCTCGTTCAGTGTGGACATCAAAG CTCCACCTGTGAAGTTCTCAGCAATTCCCGAAGAACTGAGGATGAGGTCGATCGAAGCAGGCTGCCCTATTGTACTCCAGTGTGTGGTGTCGGATCCTGAGGCCCATGTTTGCTGGTACAAGGATGAAATTCAGCTCATTTCAAACTCTGGAGTAGAAATCCAGACAGAGGGCAACACAAGGAGGTTAATTGTTCAGTCTGCAGAGCTGAGCAACTCTGGTGTGTACAGATGCACCACAAAGGATGATACCATGGAGTTTCAAGTGGAGATCAAAG CTATACCAGTGACGTGCTCTACTATCTTTGACGTTGAGAGAACCAAGTCACTTGAAGCGGGCAAACATTTGGAGCTGGAATGTGAGGTTGCAGACTCTACTGTGCCCGTCTGCTGGTATAAAGATGGCGTAAAACTCTCCCTGCAAAATGATTGGGATATACAGAGTAAAGGCACATTGAGGAGACTCATTATACCATCTGCTGAGTTCTTGCACTCAGGGCTATACAGCTGTGAAACCTGTGATGACACTTTTCACTTCACTGTGGATATCAAAG CTCCAACGTTGCGGTTGGCACCCTCACCAGATGTTGTGGAAACACAGTCACTTGAAGCAACCAGCCCAACGGAACCAACACGTGAATCCTCAGACACTGCTTTACTGGCGTCTTGGCAGAGGGACAAAGAACACGATTCTAAAAATGAGCCTGATTTTGAAATGGGAGACATCAAGAAGACCCTTGTTATTGAACCAACTCATCCTTCAAACTCTGGAACATACTATTGTGCAACAGCAGATGATGTTGCCCAATTAATAGTAAACAATCAAG CTCCACCCGTGAGAATTACAACACTTTGTGAGGCTGAAAGGAACAAGTCTGTTGAAGTCGATGAACCCATAGTGCTGCAATGTGAGATATCAGATCCTACCGCTCAAGTTAATTGGTACAAGGATGGAATAAAACTTCGTGAAGCATCTGGGCAAGACATGCTGGCGGAAGGTTCCATAAGAACGCTGGTTTTCCAGTCAGCGATGCTGTCTCATGCAGGGATTTACAGCTGCACGACAACAGACGATGCAGTGCAGTTTCATGTGGATGTTAAAG CTCCACTTCTGAAGTTCTCAGCTTTATCTGAGGGTGACCAGAAAAAGACGGTCATGACGGGCTCTCCCATTGCACTACAATGTGAGCTGTCAGACCCCACTGGACAAGTCAGTTGGTACAAGGATGGATCAAAGCTCCTACCTCAAAATGTAGACGTCCAGTCAGAGGGAAATTTGAGGAGTCTAGTTGTCCCATCAGCAGAGAGGGTTCACACTGGCATATACCGCTGCGAGTCAAAGGATGATGACATCCAGTTTGCTGTGGAAGTAAAAG CATTACCTTTGAAGTTCTCAGAGCTTCAAGAGATGGACAAGAGCAAGTATGTCCAAGAAGGTTCTCCCATTGTCCTCAGCTGTGAACTCTCCCATGATCCTTCTGCCCATGTGGATTGGTACAAGGATGGGACGAAACTCCTACCACAAAACAATATGGAACTACAGTCAGATGGTGTAAAAAGAACTCTACTCATATCCTCAGCTGAACACATACACTGTGGCACCTATGAATGCTCAACTTCAGATGACACCATCACATTTAAAGTGGACGTAGAAG GCCGATCGCCAAAGATCATGCCAATCCCCCTGTCAGAAAAATACAAGATAATTAAAATGGGTGGTCAAATTGTCCTTCAGTGTGAGGTCTCAGACCCAGTCGCCCAGGTTTCCTGGTTTAAAGATGAGGTGGAGATTTTTTGCAAAACTGGCCTTGATATGAAAAGAGATGGCAGCCTGAGAAAACTAATGATCCATTCTGCTAAGGTCTCTGACTCTGGCCTCTACAGCTGTAGCTTCGCTGATGATGTTGTGACATTCCAGGTGGACATTGAAG CCTCTCCTGTGCGGTTTTCAGCACTTCCAGACGTTGCAAGAAACAAATTTGTTGAAGCAGGCTGCCCACTTAAGCTGCAGTGTGAAGTTTCAGAGCCAACTGCACAAGTCTATTGGCACAAGGATGGAAAACAGCTACCTCCAAAGAGTGACTGTGAAatccaaacaaaagaaaaactcagAGCGTTGGTTATTGCATCAGCAGCAGTCAGACACTCTGGGCTCTACAGCTGTGAGGCTGCAGATGACCATATAGAATTCAAGGTGGATGTTGCAG CTGTTCCAGAGACTGAGAGGAGCAAATCTGTTGAAGCAGGCAGTCCGATCAATCTGCAGTGTGATATCTCAGACCCCACAAGCCAGACCTGCTGGTGTGAGGATGGAATAAAACTCTCACGGAAATCGGGAATAAGCATCGAATCAGAGGGCAATAAGAGGACACTTATCAAGTCTGCAACTTCTTCATGCTCTGGAGGTTACAGTTGTAAAACTGATGATGATTCAGATTTCAACGATTTCTATGAGGAGGGTAAAG agccACCGGTAACGTTTGCTGATATCCCAGAGGAGGACCTTTTCAAAAGTGTTGTGGAACAAGCGCAGCTTGTTTTGTCATGTGAAGTATCAAGGGCTGGCGGTGTTGTCCAGTGGTACAAAGATGGAGCTCCAGTGCAACCATGCGACAATATCACATTGCAAGCAGAGGACACCAAAAGGAATCTGACAATACATGCAGCCCAACTGTCCGACACAGGCACATACACATGCCGTGCAGGAGACAACATTCTAATGTACAAGGTTAACATACGAG AACCTCCTGTAATGATTATACACCCCAAGGAAGATGTTCACCTTGACCGTCATGTCCCCGAGGAAATTATTCTGAGCTGCGAATTGTCTCGTTCAAATGGTGTTGTAAGCTGGTACAAAGATGGCCAAAAGCTGCAAGAGAGTGAGAACATCAAGCTCAAGATTGAAGGCCCTTATCGACGACTGAAGATCATTTCTAGTGGAGTTGAAGATTCTGGAGAATACGTCTGTGACACTGCCGATGCTTCAATATTCTTTCATCTTAGTATTACAG AACCCCCAGTGCGGATTGTTTCCCCGAGTCAGTCTCAAATGGAACTGTGCCAACAGACCTCTGAGAGGATGGTATTGAGCTGTGAGATCTCACGGCCGAATGCAGCAGTACGCTGGTATCGAGACGGCCTTGAAGTGGAGGAGAATGAGAACCTTATCCTTGAAGTGGATGGTGTCTACAGAAGACTTATTATACCAGAAACTACTGTCCAAGATTCTGCCGAATATGTCTGTGACACTGCAGATGACTCAATGACATTCTTTGTGAACATAGCAg AGCCTCCTGTTCGCTTTGTACGTCTGAGGAAGATGGCAGGCAGAGTAGACAAAGCGGTTGGGGAGAATCTGGTTCTAGACTGCGAGGTTTCAAGATCAAATGCTGAAGTCACCTGGAAGAAGAATGGGGAAGAAGTAGAAGACTCCAGAAATATCACCATCCTTGAGGATGGTGTCATGCGTCAGTTAACTGTTCACTCACTAACAATGGAAGATGCTGGCCAATATGTCTGCGATGCAAAGGATGATGTGATGGATTTCCATGTAGAAGTGCAAG AATTGCCTGTAAAAATTCTTGGAAAAACGGAcgcaaaaacagaaaagcagtTCTTGGTATCAGATGACATTATTCTAGTGTGTGAACTATCAAGATCGAATGCCTCAGTCAGTTGGTACAAAGATAATCAGCTTATTGATGACACCGAGCGATACTGTAGCGAAGAGCAAGGGGTTTTCCGCTCACTGGTTGTCATTAATGCTGGACTCGAAGATTCAGGAGAGTACACCTGTGATGCAGTGGATGATAAGATGGTCTTTTATATCACTGTCAAAG AGCCTCAAGTATCAATCATCGGAAACTCGGGCCACCCAGAGCATCATATGCTGGTAGAAGGAGATGACCTTATTTTGGAGTGTGAAGTGTCTCGGCCAAACGCCACCGTCCAGTGGGTATGGAATGGCGAGATGCTGAAACCAGACACTCGTATAAAAATTGAGAGCCATGGTGTTGTACGGAAGCTTGTTCTCATTGGACTCCAGCCCTCAGACTCTGGAGAATACATTTGTGATGCCATGGATGACAAATTGACAACGATTGTTGAGGTTCAAG agcTACCAGTCAAGTTTGAGAATAAAGAATCAGATAGTAACATCACAGCCTATGAAAATGAGAGTGTTACGCTGTGTGCCACTGTGAGTCGAGAAATAACTAATGTTCGGTGGCTGAAAGATGGCCAACTATTGAACAGGGACAACATTCACATCTCCAGTGAGTGTAATACCTACAAGCTCACCATTAATCCCCTGCAGCTGTCAGATTCTGGAGAATATGTCTGTGACATTAACACAGATCAGATGCAGTTCAGTCTTTTAGTCAAAG AAATGAAGGTGAAATTTACCAAACCATTGGAGAACATTGTGTCTCTGAAAGGTAGTATACTAATATTACGATGTGAGATCAGCAAGCCTAAAGGAGATGTCCAGTGGCTTAAAGATGGTCACGAGATCTCTCCAAGCCGTCGGCACACAATAAGGGCACAAGGTCGAGAGCGAAGCTTTACCATCCACCAACTAGAGGAAGAAGATGCTGGAGAATATGCCTGTGAATCCACAGATGACAGGACCTCAGCTACTGTAAATGTAGAAA CTCCCCGTGTTGTTGAGTTCATTGCAGAGCTTCGTAACATCACGGTCCGTGAAGGAGAAGAtgcagtatttaaatgtgtggtttCACCAGAGGACACTCGTTTAGTGTGGCGCCTAAAAGGCAAGCAAGTTTCTCCAAATGAGCGCACTGTCATTTCAAGTAACGGACTATGCCACATGCTCTGCATCCACAACTGCATGGTATCAGATAGCGGCAGAGTAACAGCTGATGCAGAGGGGACAGTTTCAGAGGCAGAACTCCAGATCCAAG AGCAACAGGTGCTGTTCACCAAGAAAATGATGCCAGTTGTCGCTGAAGAGTACAGTGAGGCAACTCTAGAGGTGGAGGTGAGTCTGGATTCGGGAGAGGTGCAGTGGATGAGGCAAGGGGTACTGATCCATCCTGGAGCCAAGAATACCCTGAAACACAAGGGCCGCAAACACAGTCTCACCATCCACAGACTTGCCATGTCTGACCGGGGAACCTACAGCTGTGAGACCCTCCACGACCGCACACAAGCCCAGCTCACAGTGGAAC CTCGAAAGATCACAATCAAGAGAGGGCTGACCGACATTAAAACAATAGAGAGAGAAACGGCCTCTTTTGAGGTGGAGCTGTCCCATTCCAATGTTCCCGGCACCTGGATGAGAAACGCAATCAAACTTAAGCCGACAAATCACTATCGTATGAGTGCCAAAGGACAGGTCCACAGCCTCACCATCTATAACCTATCGGTGGAAGACACTGGCACCTTTACGTTCTCTATAGAGAATTTGAAGACGACAGCAAGGCTTGCTGTGAAGG AGCCCCAAGTGACCATTTTCAAAAAACTGGAAGACCAGAAATTCCCTGACGGGGCAGTAATCTCTATTGAGTGTGAACTGTCAAGACACAACGTTGATGTGAAGTGGATGAAG AATGGGGTCGAGGTAAAGCCAGGCAAGGACTTGCGCATTTACGCAATGGGAAGAAAACGGTTTCTTCAGATCATGAAATGTCACGTCAGTGATTCTGGCATTTACACCTGCGATGCTGGAGAGGCTACTACATCCTGCACTGTGGAGGTTTATG AGCGTGAGCTGCTGATCCTGCAGCGCCTAAAGGACCTGGACATCCAGGAAGACCAGAACGccgtgtttgtttgtgagatCTCAGTGGAGGACCTGCCAGGAGAATGGTACAAAAATGGGGAGAGGATTCAACCAACCAGCACCATCAAGATCCGGCAGGAGG GGACCAAACATTTTCTTCTGATGTGCAATGTGAAAGCAGAGGACTCTGGAGAGATCAAGTTTGTCACACGACACATTGAATCTGTTGCCCGCCTGGGGGTGGAAG AGCTTCCTGTCAACATTGTGAAACCTTTAGAGGATACGACTGCCCTGGAGAAGACGCGTGTTCTGCTCGACTGCACCGTGTCCAACCCCAGATGCAGCATCCGCTGGTACAAAGGCAGCAACGTCATCCTGCCCTCCGAACGCTTCGAGATCTGCAGCGAGGGCTGCTACCGCAAACTCATCATGCAGCAGGTGGCGCTGGATGATGCAGGCACGTACAGTGTGCAGGTTGGAGAGTACACATGCTCTGCAAAACTCACAGTGGAGG